The following are encoded together in the Mesoplodon densirostris isolate mMesDen1 chromosome 2, mMesDen1 primary haplotype, whole genome shotgun sequence genome:
- the BECN2 gene encoding beclin-2, with amino-acid sequence MSSLRFICQRCSQSLKLNQSMETSQEPEALMLISAQGEPGETQEGGPPSREESDFENLQEGASYRTLPGLPGGRTARDNSDNFTLLGNLGSLRTLSSIQKAASDIFDILSGETDVDNPMCEDCTDNLLEQLDVQLTITESEIQSYKRCLETRELISEEREMLQEKLKGLELEETRLVQELEEVEKNRERAAADLEAAQAETEMLDQQEKQYQKDYSTLKWQQLELHDELSSVEKRLWYAQIQWHQLEKTSVFNATFEIWHDGPLTTINNFRLGCLPTVPVCWNEINIAWGQTALLLLALSNTIGLEFQRYRLIPCGNHSYLKSLTDDCTELPLFSNGKQNVFLHNQFDQAMTAFLDCMQQFKELAEKGGSGLCLPYKIHVKKGLMEDPGSSGGFYSIRTHLNTEEEWTKALKLMLINFKCSLTWVSLRYCQK; translated from the coding sequence ATGTCCTCCCTCCGCTTCATTTGCCAACGCTGCAGCCAGTCCCTGAAACTGAATCAGTCCATGGAGACCTCCCAAGAACCTGAAGCTTTGATGCTCATCTCAGCTCAGGGAGAGCCAGGAGAAACCCAGGAGGGAGGCCCTCCTTCCAGGGAGGAGTCAGATTTTGAAAATCTACAGGAAGGTGCCTCTTACAGGACCCTTcctggcctccctggtggcagaACAGCCCGGGACAATTCTGACAACTTCACCCTGCTTGGGAATTTGGGCTCCCTGAGAACTCTCAGTAGCATCCAGAAGGCTGCAAGTGACATTTTTGATATCCTCTCTGGTGAAACAGATGTGGACAACCCCATGTGTGAGGACTGTACTGACAATCTTTTAGAGCAACTGGACGTTCAACTCACCATCACAGAATCTGAGATTCAGAGCTACAAACGCTGTTTGGAGACCAGGGAGTTGATAAGTGAGGAGAGGGAGATGTTGCAGGAGAAGCTGAAGGGTCTGGAGCTGGAGGAAACGAGGCTGGTCCAGGAGCTTGAGGAGGTGGAGAAGAACCGAGAAAGAGCGGCAGCAGATCTCGAGGCAGCCCAGGCAGAGACTGAGATGCTGGACCAGCAAGAAAAGCAGTACCAGAAGGACTACAGTACATTGAAATGGCAACAACTAGAACTACATGACGAGCTGAGTAGTGTGGAGAAACGGCTATGGTATGCCCAGATCCAGTGGCACCAGCTGGAGAAAACCAGTGTCTTTAATGCCACATTTGAGATCTGGCATGACGGCCCCTTAACTACCATCAATAACTTCAGATTGGGCTGCCTCCCCACTGTCCCTGTGTGCTGGAATGAGATTAACATAGCCTGGGGACAGACAGCCTTGCTGCTCCTTGCCCTGTCCAATACAATTGGACTGGAGTTTCAGAGGTACCGACTCATCCCCTGTGGAAACCATTCCTATCTGAAGTCTTTAACAGATGACTGCACTGAGCTGCCATTGTTCTCTAATGGGAAGCAGAACGTTTTCTTGCATAACCAATTTGACCAGGCTATGACGGCTTTCCTGGACTGCATGCAGCAGTTCAAGGAACTGGCTGAGAAAGGTGGGTCAGGTCTCTGTTTGCCCTACAAGATTCATGTGAAGAAAGGCCTGATGGAAGACCCTGGAAGCAGTGGTGGATTCTATTCCATCAGAACCCACTTGAACACAGAGGAGGAGTGGACAAAAGCACTCAAGCTTatgcttataaattttaaatgtagtcTCACTTGGGTTTCCTTAAGATATTgtcaaaaataa